Proteins encoded together in one Microcaecilia unicolor chromosome 3, aMicUni1.1, whole genome shotgun sequence window:
- the BEST2 gene encoding bestrophin-2 isoform X1: protein MISFLHLLRKSKPTSSSMHWDATMTVSYTARVASARFGGFYKLLLLWRGSIYKLLYKEFAVFCLMYLVFSVTYRFFLTDDQKRYFEKLAIYCDDYANLIPMSFVLGFYVTLVVNRWWSQYTSMPMPDRLMCVISSSVCGTDERGRLFRRTLMRFCSLSALLILRSVSTAVFKRFPTIDHVVEAGFMTRQERKKFESLQSSYNKYWVPCVWFSNLAAQARREGRIPDKQALKLLMEELNVFRGQCGMLFHYDWISIPLVYTQVVTIAVYSFFLVCLIGRQFLDPTQGYRGHDVDLYVPVFTLLQFFFYAGWLKVAEQLINPFGEDDDDFETNLIIDRNFQVSMMAVDEMYNDLPILVRDRYWNNSNPRPPYTAATRFLLQQPSFQGSTFDMTLPKEEMQFQPLEEIEEKTETSPRLPLFQRLVSAAPAPSNVGSAITRSTRRLQLLRHKNSSTSETSLYSCLCQDTQTTACSCEATSQHKPLNDLRFTWELSPEGGLTVQNEMSQELGTLSVSEATTVTQPAESSLAPLVTLPNSSCCDSYINGVYTEPCQDLQLMLDGSQLKQSLLTLETSGTLYREDLIPAQDRCAGMMSLMDPVLTASPPRLQDQASKASPFSHSMNPFPLALSENQTQMQFVPPEIPATTPWEGRVAAPSSAEM, encoded by the exons ATGATTTCCTTTTTGCATTTGCTGAGAAAAAGCAAGCCTACAAGttccagcatgcactggg ATGCCACCATGACTGTCTCGTACACGGCACGTGTGGCCAGTGCTCGCTTTGGAGGTTTCTACAAGTTGCTGCTGCTGTGGCGGGGAAGCATTTACAAGCTGCTGTACAAGGAGTTTGCCGTTTTCTGTCTCATGTACCTGGTGTTCAGTGTTACCTACAG GTTCTTCCTGACAGATGACCAGAAGCGCTACTTTGAGAAACTGGCCATTTACTGTGATGATTACGCTAATCTTATCCCCATGTCCTTTGTGCTGG GCTTCTACGTCACGCTGGTGGTGAATCGCTGGTGGAGTCAGTATACCAGCATGCCCATGCCAGACCGTCTGATGTGTGTTATCTCCAGCAGCGTGTGCGGCACGGATGAGCGGGGGCGCCTCTTCCGTCGCACCCTCATGCGCTTCTGCAGCCTTTCAGCACTGCTGATTCTACGCTCTGTCAGCACTGCCGTCTTTAAACGCTTCCCCACCATCGATCACGTGGTGGAGGCAG GGTTCATGACGCGCCAGGAAAGGAAAAAGTTTGAGAGCCTGCAGTCCTCATACAACAAATACTGGGTCCCATGTGTCTGGTTCTCCAACCTGGCAGCCCAGGCCCGCAGAGAGGGGCGAATTCCAGACAAGCAGGCCCTGAAGCTTCTCATGGAG GAGCTGAATGTTTTTCGGGGACAGTGTGGCATGCTCTTCCATTATGACTGGATCAGTATCCCACTGGTATATACTCAG GTCGTGACCATCGCTGTGTACAGCTTCTTCCTGGTTTGTCTGATTGGCCGACAGTTCCTCGACCCCACTCAGGGCTATCGGGGGCATGATGTGGACCTCTATGTGCCTGTGTTCACCTTGTTGCAGTTCTTTTTCTATGCAGGGTGGCTGAAG GTGGCCGAACAGCTGATAAATCCATTTGGGGAAGACGATGATGATTTTGAAACCAACCTCATAATTGACAGGAATTTCCAG GTCTCCATGATGGCTGTAGATGAGATGTACAATGATTTACCCATTCTGGTGCGGGACCGGTACTGGAACAATTCCAACCCCAGACCCCCCTACACAGCAGCGACTCGCTTCCTTCTCCAGCAGCCCTCGTTTCAGGGCTCCACCTTTGACATGAC GCTGCCTAAAGAGGAGATGCAGTTCCAGCCTCTGGAGGAGATTGAGGAGAAGACGGAGACCAGTCCTCGCCTGCCGCTCTTCCAGCGCTTGGTGTCTGCTGCTCCAGCTCCAAGCAATGTTGGTTCTGCCATCACTCGCTCCACCAGGCGGCTGCAGCTTCTGAGACACAAGAACAGCTCGACTTCAGAGACCTCTCTATACAGCTGCCTCTGCCAGGACACTCAGACCACTGCGTGCAGCTGTGAAGCTACAAGTCAGCACAAGCCTCTAAATGATCTCCGCTTCACCTGGGAGCTGAGCCCTGAGGGAGGGCTGACCGTGCAGAATGAGATGAGTCAGGAACTGGGAACATTATCAGTGTCAGAGGCCACCACAGTCACACAACCAGCAGAGAGCAGCCTGGCACCCCTAGTCACCCTTCCCAATTCGAGCTGTTGTGACAGCTACATCAATGGAGTATACACTGAGCCCTGCCAGGACTTGCAGCTCATGCTGGATGGTTCTCAGCTTAAGCAGTCACTCTTGACCCTAGAAACCTCGGGCACATTGTATAGAGAGGATCTGATCCCTGCTCAAGATCGCTGTGCTGGGATGATGTCATTGATGGACCCAGTATTGACTGCTTCTCCTCCCCGTCTCCAGGACCAAGCCTCCAAGGCCTCGCCATTTTCGCACAGCATGAACCCTTTCCCCCTGGCGCTCAGTGAAAATCAAACCCAGATGCAGTTTGTGCCCCCAGAAATTCCTGCAACCACTCCGTGGGAAGGACGAGTTGCCGCTCCTTCTAGTGCAGAGATGTGA
- the BEST2 gene encoding bestrophin-2 isoform X2 — MTVSYTARVASARFGGFYKLLLLWRGSIYKLLYKEFAVFCLMYLVFSVTYRFFLTDDQKRYFEKLAIYCDDYANLIPMSFVLGFYVTLVVNRWWSQYTSMPMPDRLMCVISSSVCGTDERGRLFRRTLMRFCSLSALLILRSVSTAVFKRFPTIDHVVEAGFMTRQERKKFESLQSSYNKYWVPCVWFSNLAAQARREGRIPDKQALKLLMEELNVFRGQCGMLFHYDWISIPLVYTQVVTIAVYSFFLVCLIGRQFLDPTQGYRGHDVDLYVPVFTLLQFFFYAGWLKVAEQLINPFGEDDDDFETNLIIDRNFQVSMMAVDEMYNDLPILVRDRYWNNSNPRPPYTAATRFLLQQPSFQGSTFDMTLPKEEMQFQPLEEIEEKTETSPRLPLFQRLVSAAPAPSNVGSAITRSTRRLQLLRHKNSSTSETSLYSCLCQDTQTTACSCEATSQHKPLNDLRFTWELSPEGGLTVQNEMSQELGTLSVSEATTVTQPAESSLAPLVTLPNSSCCDSYINGVYTEPCQDLQLMLDGSQLKQSLLTLETSGTLYREDLIPAQDRCAGMMSLMDPVLTASPPRLQDQASKASPFSHSMNPFPLALSENQTQMQFVPPEIPATTPWEGRVAAPSSAEM, encoded by the exons ATGACTGTCTCGTACACGGCACGTGTGGCCAGTGCTCGCTTTGGAGGTTTCTACAAGTTGCTGCTGCTGTGGCGGGGAAGCATTTACAAGCTGCTGTACAAGGAGTTTGCCGTTTTCTGTCTCATGTACCTGGTGTTCAGTGTTACCTACAG GTTCTTCCTGACAGATGACCAGAAGCGCTACTTTGAGAAACTGGCCATTTACTGTGATGATTACGCTAATCTTATCCCCATGTCCTTTGTGCTGG GCTTCTACGTCACGCTGGTGGTGAATCGCTGGTGGAGTCAGTATACCAGCATGCCCATGCCAGACCGTCTGATGTGTGTTATCTCCAGCAGCGTGTGCGGCACGGATGAGCGGGGGCGCCTCTTCCGTCGCACCCTCATGCGCTTCTGCAGCCTTTCAGCACTGCTGATTCTACGCTCTGTCAGCACTGCCGTCTTTAAACGCTTCCCCACCATCGATCACGTGGTGGAGGCAG GGTTCATGACGCGCCAGGAAAGGAAAAAGTTTGAGAGCCTGCAGTCCTCATACAACAAATACTGGGTCCCATGTGTCTGGTTCTCCAACCTGGCAGCCCAGGCCCGCAGAGAGGGGCGAATTCCAGACAAGCAGGCCCTGAAGCTTCTCATGGAG GAGCTGAATGTTTTTCGGGGACAGTGTGGCATGCTCTTCCATTATGACTGGATCAGTATCCCACTGGTATATACTCAG GTCGTGACCATCGCTGTGTACAGCTTCTTCCTGGTTTGTCTGATTGGCCGACAGTTCCTCGACCCCACTCAGGGCTATCGGGGGCATGATGTGGACCTCTATGTGCCTGTGTTCACCTTGTTGCAGTTCTTTTTCTATGCAGGGTGGCTGAAG GTGGCCGAACAGCTGATAAATCCATTTGGGGAAGACGATGATGATTTTGAAACCAACCTCATAATTGACAGGAATTTCCAG GTCTCCATGATGGCTGTAGATGAGATGTACAATGATTTACCCATTCTGGTGCGGGACCGGTACTGGAACAATTCCAACCCCAGACCCCCCTACACAGCAGCGACTCGCTTCCTTCTCCAGCAGCCCTCGTTTCAGGGCTCCACCTTTGACATGAC GCTGCCTAAAGAGGAGATGCAGTTCCAGCCTCTGGAGGAGATTGAGGAGAAGACGGAGACCAGTCCTCGCCTGCCGCTCTTCCAGCGCTTGGTGTCTGCTGCTCCAGCTCCAAGCAATGTTGGTTCTGCCATCACTCGCTCCACCAGGCGGCTGCAGCTTCTGAGACACAAGAACAGCTCGACTTCAGAGACCTCTCTATACAGCTGCCTCTGCCAGGACACTCAGACCACTGCGTGCAGCTGTGAAGCTACAAGTCAGCACAAGCCTCTAAATGATCTCCGCTTCACCTGGGAGCTGAGCCCTGAGGGAGGGCTGACCGTGCAGAATGAGATGAGTCAGGAACTGGGAACATTATCAGTGTCAGAGGCCACCACAGTCACACAACCAGCAGAGAGCAGCCTGGCACCCCTAGTCACCCTTCCCAATTCGAGCTGTTGTGACAGCTACATCAATGGAGTATACACTGAGCCCTGCCAGGACTTGCAGCTCATGCTGGATGGTTCTCAGCTTAAGCAGTCACTCTTGACCCTAGAAACCTCGGGCACATTGTATAGAGAGGATCTGATCCCTGCTCAAGATCGCTGTGCTGGGATGATGTCATTGATGGACCCAGTATTGACTGCTTCTCCTCCCCGTCTCCAGGACCAAGCCTCCAAGGCCTCGCCATTTTCGCACAGCATGAACCCTTTCCCCCTGGCGCTCAGTGAAAATCAAACCCAGATGCAGTTTGTGCCCCCAGAAATTCCTGCAACCACTCCGTGGGAAGGACGAGTTGCCGCTCCTTCTAGTGCAGAGATGTGA
- the BEST2 gene encoding bestrophin-2 isoform X3 produces MISFLHLLRKSKPTSSSMHWDATMTVSYTARVASARFGGFYKLLLLWRGSIYKLLYKEFAVFCLMYLVFSVTYRFFLTDDQKRYFEKLAIYCDDYANLIPMSFVLGFMTRQERKKFESLQSSYNKYWVPCVWFSNLAAQARREGRIPDKQALKLLMEELNVFRGQCGMLFHYDWISIPLVYTQVVTIAVYSFFLVCLIGRQFLDPTQGYRGHDVDLYVPVFTLLQFFFYAGWLKVAEQLINPFGEDDDDFETNLIIDRNFQVSMMAVDEMYNDLPILVRDRYWNNSNPRPPYTAATRFLLQQPSFQGSTFDMTLPKEEMQFQPLEEIEEKTETSPRLPLFQRLVSAAPAPSNVGSAITRSTRRLQLLRHKNSSTSETSLYSCLCQDTQTTACSCEATSQHKPLNDLRFTWELSPEGGLTVQNEMSQELGTLSVSEATTVTQPAESSLAPLVTLPNSSCCDSYINGVYTEPCQDLQLMLDGSQLKQSLLTLETSGTLYREDLIPAQDRCAGMMSLMDPVLTASPPRLQDQASKASPFSHSMNPFPLALSENQTQMQFVPPEIPATTPWEGRVAAPSSAEM; encoded by the exons ATGATTTCCTTTTTGCATTTGCTGAGAAAAAGCAAGCCTACAAGttccagcatgcactggg ATGCCACCATGACTGTCTCGTACACGGCACGTGTGGCCAGTGCTCGCTTTGGAGGTTTCTACAAGTTGCTGCTGCTGTGGCGGGGAAGCATTTACAAGCTGCTGTACAAGGAGTTTGCCGTTTTCTGTCTCATGTACCTGGTGTTCAGTGTTACCTACAG GTTCTTCCTGACAGATGACCAGAAGCGCTACTTTGAGAAACTGGCCATTTACTGTGATGATTACGCTAATCTTATCCCCATGTCCTTTGTGCTGG GGTTCATGACGCGCCAGGAAAGGAAAAAGTTTGAGAGCCTGCAGTCCTCATACAACAAATACTGGGTCCCATGTGTCTGGTTCTCCAACCTGGCAGCCCAGGCCCGCAGAGAGGGGCGAATTCCAGACAAGCAGGCCCTGAAGCTTCTCATGGAG GAGCTGAATGTTTTTCGGGGACAGTGTGGCATGCTCTTCCATTATGACTGGATCAGTATCCCACTGGTATATACTCAG GTCGTGACCATCGCTGTGTACAGCTTCTTCCTGGTTTGTCTGATTGGCCGACAGTTCCTCGACCCCACTCAGGGCTATCGGGGGCATGATGTGGACCTCTATGTGCCTGTGTTCACCTTGTTGCAGTTCTTTTTCTATGCAGGGTGGCTGAAG GTGGCCGAACAGCTGATAAATCCATTTGGGGAAGACGATGATGATTTTGAAACCAACCTCATAATTGACAGGAATTTCCAG GTCTCCATGATGGCTGTAGATGAGATGTACAATGATTTACCCATTCTGGTGCGGGACCGGTACTGGAACAATTCCAACCCCAGACCCCCCTACACAGCAGCGACTCGCTTCCTTCTCCAGCAGCCCTCGTTTCAGGGCTCCACCTTTGACATGAC GCTGCCTAAAGAGGAGATGCAGTTCCAGCCTCTGGAGGAGATTGAGGAGAAGACGGAGACCAGTCCTCGCCTGCCGCTCTTCCAGCGCTTGGTGTCTGCTGCTCCAGCTCCAAGCAATGTTGGTTCTGCCATCACTCGCTCCACCAGGCGGCTGCAGCTTCTGAGACACAAGAACAGCTCGACTTCAGAGACCTCTCTATACAGCTGCCTCTGCCAGGACACTCAGACCACTGCGTGCAGCTGTGAAGCTACAAGTCAGCACAAGCCTCTAAATGATCTCCGCTTCACCTGGGAGCTGAGCCCTGAGGGAGGGCTGACCGTGCAGAATGAGATGAGTCAGGAACTGGGAACATTATCAGTGTCAGAGGCCACCACAGTCACACAACCAGCAGAGAGCAGCCTGGCACCCCTAGTCACCCTTCCCAATTCGAGCTGTTGTGACAGCTACATCAATGGAGTATACACTGAGCCCTGCCAGGACTTGCAGCTCATGCTGGATGGTTCTCAGCTTAAGCAGTCACTCTTGACCCTAGAAACCTCGGGCACATTGTATAGAGAGGATCTGATCCCTGCTCAAGATCGCTGTGCTGGGATGATGTCATTGATGGACCCAGTATTGACTGCTTCTCCTCCCCGTCTCCAGGACCAAGCCTCCAAGGCCTCGCCATTTTCGCACAGCATGAACCCTTTCCCCCTGGCGCTCAGTGAAAATCAAACCCAGATGCAGTTTGTGCCCCCAGAAATTCCTGCAACCACTCCGTGGGAAGGACGAGTTGCCGCTCCTTCTAGTGCAGAGATGTGA